A window of the Kineococcus mangrovi genome harbors these coding sequences:
- a CDS encoding thioredoxin family protein gives MVVELWTSAFCAPCRSARRVVQRAAELVPELRPVEVDVAADVERAAAEGITGTPTVVLRDGDGREVFRAAGVPTLPQLLSAVASTLPTRT, from the coding sequence GTGGTGGTCGAACTGTGGACGTCGGCGTTCTGCGCGCCGTGCCGGAGCGCGCGGCGGGTCGTGCAGCGCGCGGCCGAGCTCGTCCCCGAACTGCGCCCGGTCGAGGTCGACGTGGCCGCCGACGTCGAACGCGCTGCCGCCGAGGGGATCACGGGGACGCCGACCGTCGTGCTGCGAGACGGGGACGGGCGCGAGGTGTTCCGCGCGGCCGGGGTCCCGACCCTGCCGCAGCTGCTGTCCGCGGTCGCCTCGACCCTGCCGACCCGCACCTGA
- the efeU gene encoding iron uptake transporter permease EfeU, whose product MLPTFVIGLREGLEASLIVGIVSAFLVQRGERRALRFVWAGVLAAVLLCVGAAAALQAVTQSLPQRQQEQLETVLALVAVAMVTWMIVWTTRNARTVRADLEASASSALARGSSWALVAMAFLAVLREGLETSVFLLATYQASGSNAQGALGASLGIVLAVVLGYLIYRGGVRIDLGRLFRVTGVVLVLVAAGLVMSAAHTAHEAGWLLAGQQRVLDLTAVVTPGTVRSALFTGVLGWQPRPTAAELVGWAVYLVPMLVVVLRPRTRSAAPQRVTA is encoded by the coding sequence GTGCTCCCCACGTTCGTCATCGGACTGCGGGAGGGGCTGGAGGCCTCGCTCATCGTCGGCATCGTCTCGGCCTTCCTCGTCCAGCGCGGGGAGCGACGGGCCCTGCGGTTCGTGTGGGCCGGGGTGCTGGCCGCCGTGCTGCTGTGCGTCGGCGCGGCCGCCGCGCTGCAGGCCGTGACGCAGTCCCTGCCCCAGCGTCAGCAGGAGCAGCTGGAGACGGTGCTGGCTCTCGTCGCGGTGGCGATGGTCACCTGGATGATCGTCTGGACGACCCGCAACGCCCGCACGGTCCGCGCCGACCTGGAGGCCTCGGCGTCCTCGGCGCTGGCTCGGGGGTCGTCGTGGGCCCTCGTCGCCATGGCCTTCCTCGCCGTCCTGCGCGAAGGGCTGGAGACGTCGGTCTTCCTGCTCGCCACCTACCAGGCCTCGGGCAGCAACGCCCAGGGCGCGCTCGGGGCGAGCCTCGGGATCGTGCTGGCGGTCGTGCTCGGGTACCTGATCTACCGCGGTGGGGTCCGGATCGACCTCGGCCGGCTCTTCCGCGTCACGGGTGTCGTGCTCGTCCTCGTCGCCGCGGGGCTCGTGATGTCGGCCGCGCACACCGCCCACGAGGCCGGCTGGTTGCTCGCCGGTCAGCAGCGGGTCCTCGACCTCACCGCCGTCGTCACCCCCGGCACCGTCCGCTCGGCGCTGTTCACCGGGGTCCTCGGCTGGCAGCCCCGGCCCACGGCCGCCGAACTCGTCGGCTGGGCCGTCTACCTCGTCCCCATGCTCGTCGTCGTCCTGCGGCCCCGGACGCGCAGCGCCGCCCCGCAGCGCGTCACCGCCTGA
- the ilvA gene encoding threonine ammonia-lyase IlvA, giving the protein MSIDAVPSPSPARAPERGPIALPTAADVEAAAARLAEVVVRTPLATNSRWSAELDAHVRVKREDLQAVRSYKLRGAYNLVAQLDAEQRGRGVVTASAGNHAQGLAYACAALRVHGRIYVPRTTPRQKRDRIAALGQEFVETIVLGDTYDDAAAAAAQDAVRTGATMVPAFDDARTLTGQGTVAVEVVEQLAALGENPPDVLVVPVGGGGLLAGVLTWVRERHPHVRVVGVEPQGAPSMAAALAAGHPVRLEDLDTFVDGASVRRVGDVTHAVVAQHPVELVTVPEGAICVEMLAMYQTDGIIAEPAGALATAALAGYVRVEPGQEVVAVVSGGNNDVSRYAEIIERALVHEGRKHYFLVEFPQEPGALRRFLDEVLGPDDDITLFEYVKRSNREFGPALVGIEIPSQDALPGLLARMDAAPPTFERISADDPLYRYLL; this is encoded by the coding sequence ATGTCGATCGACGCCGTGCCGTCCCCCTCGCCCGCGCGAGCACCGGAGCGGGGACCGATCGCCCTGCCCACCGCCGCCGACGTCGAGGCCGCCGCCGCACGCCTGGCCGAGGTCGTCGTCCGCACCCCGCTCGCCACCAACAGCCGCTGGTCCGCCGAGCTCGACGCCCACGTGCGCGTCAAGCGCGAGGACCTGCAGGCCGTCCGCTCCTACAAGCTGCGCGGCGCCTACAACCTCGTCGCCCAGCTCGACGCCGAGCAGCGCGGCCGCGGCGTCGTCACCGCCAGCGCCGGCAACCACGCGCAGGGCCTGGCGTACGCGTGCGCCGCCCTGCGGGTGCACGGGCGCATCTACGTCCCCCGCACCACCCCCCGCCAGAAGCGCGACCGCATCGCCGCCCTCGGCCAGGAGTTCGTCGAGACGATCGTGCTGGGCGACACCTACGACGACGCGGCCGCCGCGGCCGCGCAGGACGCCGTGCGGACCGGCGCCACGATGGTCCCCGCCTTCGACGACGCCCGCACCCTCACCGGCCAGGGCACCGTGGCCGTCGAGGTCGTCGAGCAGCTCGCCGCCCTCGGTGAGAACCCCCCCGACGTCCTCGTCGTGCCCGTCGGCGGCGGCGGCCTGCTCGCCGGGGTCCTGACGTGGGTGCGCGAGCGGCACCCGCACGTGCGCGTCGTCGGGGTGGAACCGCAGGGCGCGCCCTCCATGGCCGCCGCCCTCGCCGCCGGGCACCCGGTGCGCCTGGAGGACCTGGACACCTTCGTCGACGGCGCCTCGGTCCGCCGCGTCGGGGACGTCACGCACGCCGTCGTCGCCCAGCACCCCGTCGAGCTGGTCACCGTCCCCGAGGGGGCGATCTGCGTGGAGATGCTGGCGATGTACCAGACCGACGGCATCATCGCCGAACCCGCCGGGGCGCTCGCCACGGCGGCGCTCGCCGGCTACGTGCGCGTGGAACCGGGCCAGGAGGTCGTCGCCGTCGTCTCCGGCGGCAACAACGACGTCTCCCGGTACGCCGAGATCATCGAGCGGGCGCTCGTGCACGAGGGGCGCAAGCACTACTTCCTCGTGGAGTTCCCCCAGGAGCCCGGGGCGCTGCGGCGGTTCCTCGACGAGGTGCTCGGCCCGGACGACGACATCACGCTGTTCGAGTACGTCAAGCGCAGCAACCGCGAGTTCGGCCCGGCCCTGGTCGGCATCGAGATCCCGTCCCAGGACGCGCTGCCGGGGTTGCTGGCGCGGATGGACGCCGCTCCCCCGACGTTCGAGAGGATCTCCGCCGACGACCCGCTGTACCGCTACCTGCTCTGA
- the efeB gene encoding iron uptake transporter deferrochelatase/peroxidase subunit, producing the protein MSSTRPSRRGVLTGAAVLGAGGIGAGAGALASRPAAGSPAPARTVAFHGDRQAGITTPAQDSLVFAALDVTTRRVGDLADVLQRWSAAAATMTTGVPVGGPGGVGGAAEEPPQDTGEAHELPAANLTVTLGYGPSLFDERFGLADRRPAALEELPALPGEQLDPTKVGGDLCLQACADDPQVAFHAVRNLVRIGRGTVRVRWMQLGFGRTSTTSTAQSTPRNLMGFKDGTANVRAEDTADLEEFVWVGGRGAPAVDQEWMRGGTYLVARRIRMLVESWDRAPLGEQERVIGRAKESGAPLSGTGEFDALDLDRTVGGKPAIDVAAHVRLAAPETNGGVKMLRRGYSYTDGLDLATGQLDAGLFFIVFGNDPHQQFVPVQRKLGSQDALTEYLKHTGSGIFACPPGVRPGGAWGAGLFS; encoded by the coding sequence GTGAGCTCGACCCGGCCCAGCCGGCGCGGTGTCCTCACCGGGGCCGCGGTCCTCGGGGCCGGCGGGATCGGGGCCGGTGCCGGCGCCCTCGCCTCCCGCCCGGCCGCCGGTTCGCCCGCACCCGCGCGCACCGTCGCCTTCCACGGGGACCGGCAGGCCGGGATCACCACCCCGGCGCAGGACTCGCTCGTCTTCGCCGCCCTCGACGTCACGACGCGGCGGGTGGGCGACCTCGCCGACGTGCTGCAGCGCTGGAGCGCCGCCGCCGCGACGATGACGACGGGCGTCCCGGTCGGGGGCCCGGGCGGGGTCGGCGGGGCGGCCGAGGAGCCGCCCCAGGACACCGGCGAGGCGCACGAACTGCCCGCCGCCAACCTCACCGTGACCCTCGGGTACGGACCGTCGCTGTTCGACGAGCGGTTCGGCCTCGCCGACCGCAGGCCCGCGGCGCTGGAGGAACTGCCGGCGCTGCCGGGGGAACAGCTGGACCCGACGAAGGTGGGCGGCGACCTGTGCCTGCAGGCCTGCGCGGACGACCCGCAGGTCGCCTTCCACGCCGTGCGCAACCTCGTCCGCATCGGGCGCGGAACGGTGCGCGTGCGGTGGATGCAGCTCGGTTTCGGGCGCACGTCGACGACCTCGACCGCGCAGTCCACCCCGCGCAACCTCATGGGGTTCAAGGACGGCACCGCCAACGTGCGCGCCGAGGACACCGCCGACCTCGAGGAGTTCGTCTGGGTCGGTGGCCGGGGTGCGCCCGCGGTGGACCAGGAGTGGATGCGCGGCGGGACGTACCTCGTGGCGCGCCGCATCCGCATGCTCGTCGAGTCCTGGGACCGCGCCCCGCTCGGGGAGCAGGAGCGGGTCATCGGGCGCGCCAAGGAGTCCGGGGCCCCGCTGTCGGGGACGGGGGAGTTCGACGCCCTGGACCTGGACAGGACCGTCGGCGGGAAGCCGGCCATCGACGTCGCCGCGCACGTGCGGCTCGCGGCGCCGGAGACCAACGGCGGGGTGAAGATGCTGCGGCGCGGCTACTCCTACACCGACGGGCTGGACCTCGCGACGGGTCAGCTCGACGCCGGGCTGTTCTTCATCGTCTTCGGCAACGACCCGCACCAGCAGTTCGTGCCGGTGCAGCGCAAGCTCGGGTCGCAGGATGCGCTGACGGAGTACCTCAAGCACACCGGGTCGGGGATCTTCGCCTGCCCGCCCGGCGTGCGGCCCGGCGGTGCGTGGGGTGCGGGGTTGTTCAGCTGA
- a CDS encoding O-acetylhomoserine aminocarboxypropyltransferase/cysteine synthase family protein has product MSSEQSSGDDRTWGFRTRAVHAGAVPEPTTGARAVPIFQTTSFVFEDAADAANLFALQKYGNIYSRISNPTVAAFEERIASLEGGLGALACASGQSAEFLTFAALAGAGDHVVASNNLYGGTVTQLDVTLRRFGVDTVFVDPTPEAVRAAITDTTRFVFTELVANPSTVVADVRGLADVAHEAGVPLVVDATTATPYLCRPIEHGADIVIHSATKFLGGHGTTLGGVVVDAGTFPWDNGKFPAMTEPVASYGGLSWWGNFAEYGFLTKLRSEQLRDIGATLSPHSAFLLLMGVETLPQRMREHVANAQRVAAWLEADERVSWVRYSGLPSHTHHDLARRYLPEGPGAVFSFGVVGGRAAGERFIDSVQLCSHLANIGDARTLVLHPASTTHQQLSTEQLRAAGVPADLIRISVGLEDVEDVLWDLDQALAAAVKGNS; this is encoded by the coding sequence GTGAGCAGCGAGCAGAGCAGCGGCGACGACCGCACCTGGGGCTTCCGCACCCGCGCCGTGCACGCGGGCGCCGTCCCCGAGCCCACGACCGGGGCCCGCGCCGTCCCGATCTTCCAGACGACGAGCTTCGTCTTCGAGGACGCCGCCGACGCCGCGAACCTCTTCGCGCTGCAGAAGTACGGCAACATCTACTCGCGCATCTCCAACCCCACCGTCGCCGCGTTCGAGGAGCGCATCGCCTCCCTGGAGGGCGGCCTGGGGGCGTTGGCCTGCGCCAGCGGGCAGTCGGCGGAGTTCCTCACGTTCGCGGCCCTGGCCGGTGCCGGCGACCACGTCGTCGCCTCCAACAACCTCTACGGCGGCACGGTCACCCAGCTCGACGTGACGCTGCGGCGCTTCGGCGTCGACACCGTGTTCGTCGACCCGACCCCGGAGGCGGTGCGCGCCGCGATCACCGACACGACGCGGTTCGTCTTCACCGAGCTCGTCGCGAACCCCTCCACGGTGGTCGCCGACGTCCGCGGCCTGGCCGACGTCGCGCACGAGGCGGGTGTCCCCCTCGTCGTGGACGCCACGACCGCCACGCCGTACCTGTGCCGGCCGATCGAGCACGGCGCGGACATCGTCATCCACTCCGCGACGAAGTTCCTCGGCGGTCACGGCACGACCCTGGGCGGGGTCGTCGTCGACGCCGGCACGTTCCCGTGGGACAACGGGAAGTTCCCCGCGATGACCGAACCGGTCGCCTCCTACGGCGGGCTGTCGTGGTGGGGGAACTTCGCCGAGTACGGGTTCCTCACCAAGCTGCGCAGCGAGCAGCTGCGCGACATCGGGGCGACCCTGTCGCCGCACTCGGCGTTCCTGCTCCTCATGGGGGTCGAGACGCTGCCCCAGCGCATGCGTGAGCACGTCGCGAACGCCCAGCGCGTCGCGGCCTGGCTCGAGGCGGACGAGCGGGTGTCGTGGGTCCGCTACTCCGGGCTGCCCTCGCACACCCACCACGACCTCGCCCGGCGCTACCTGCCCGAAGGTCCCGGGGCGGTGTTCTCCTTCGGCGTCGTCGGTGGACGCGCTGCGGGGGAACGGTTCATCGACAGCGTGCAGCTGTGCTCGCACCTGGCGAACATCGGTGACGCGCGCACGCTCGTCCTGCACCCGGCGTCCACGACCCACCAGCAGCTGTCCACCGAGCAGCTCCGGGCGGCGGGGGTGCCCGCCGACCTCATCCGCATCAGCGTGGGTCTGGAGGACGTCGAGGACGTCCTGTGGGACCTCGACCAGGCCCTCGCCGCGGCCGTGAAGGGGAACTCGTGA
- a CDS encoding acyl carrier protein, with protein sequence MASEQEILSGLAEIVNEETGLPTDSVLADKSFTDDLDIDSLSMMTIVVNAEEKFGVRIPDEDVKNLRTVGDAVAYISQAQG encoded by the coding sequence ATGGCCAGTGAGCAGGAGATCCTCAGCGGTCTCGCCGAGATCGTCAACGAGGAGACGGGCCTGCCCACCGACAGCGTCCTCGCGGACAAGTCGTTCACCGACGACCTCGACATCGACTCGCTGTCGATGATGACGATCGTCGTCAACGCCGAGGAGAAGTTCGGCGTCCGGATCCCGGACGAGGACGTGAAGAACCTGCGGACCGTGGGCGACGCCGTCGCCTACATCTCGCAGGCCCAGGGCTGA
- the efeO gene encoding iron uptake system protein EfeO — protein sequence MIRTSRPLLALATAPLLLLVACSGGSTAADDPSGGGAADGTVKVTLTDDGCTAEPNSVPAGPASFEVVNSGAGAVTEAELVNSGGRIIGERENLTPGLTGTFSLQLEAGEYTIQCPNAATETSTFTVTGSAPSSTEDPLFAAATSGYQDYVKEQVADLVAATDAFAAAVEAGDVARAKELYGPARAPYERIEPVAESFGDLDPRIDARIADVADPATWTGFHRIEQALFEEGTTEGTAPVARQLVADVAQLNTLVQTTTYQPADLANGASGLLDEVANSKVTGEEEAYSHLDLLDFAANVEGSRKAFDLLTPALQVTDADLVATIQARFEDVEDALAPYRRGSGYALYTELTPEQVRDLATAVDALAEPLSQVSGKVVGAADR from the coding sequence GTGATCCGCACGTCCCGTCCCCTGCTCGCGCTCGCCACGGCCCCGCTGCTCCTGCTCGTCGCCTGCAGCGGCGGGTCCACCGCCGCCGACGACCCCTCCGGCGGCGGTGCGGCGGACGGGACCGTCAAGGTCACCCTCACCGACGACGGCTGCACGGCCGAGCCGAACTCCGTGCCCGCCGGGCCCGCGTCGTTCGAGGTCGTGAACTCCGGGGCCGGCGCCGTCACCGAGGCCGAGCTGGTGAACTCCGGCGGTCGGATCATCGGGGAGCGGGAGAACCTCACCCCCGGGCTGACGGGCACGTTCTCCCTGCAGCTCGAAGCCGGTGAGTACACGATCCAGTGCCCCAACGCCGCCACCGAGACCTCGACGTTCACCGTCACGGGATCGGCCCCGAGCAGCACCGAGGACCCGCTGTTCGCCGCGGCCACCAGCGGTTACCAGGACTACGTCAAGGAGCAGGTCGCCGACCTCGTCGCCGCGACGGACGCCTTCGCCGCCGCGGTCGAGGCCGGTGACGTCGCCAGGGCCAAGGAGCTCTACGGGCCGGCCCGCGCGCCCTACGAGCGCATCGAGCCGGTCGCGGAGAGCTTCGGCGACCTCGACCCGAGGATCGACGCCCGCATCGCCGACGTGGCCGACCCCGCGACCTGGACCGGGTTCCACCGCATCGAGCAGGCGCTCTTCGAGGAGGGGACCACCGAGGGCACGGCCCCGGTGGCCCGGCAGCTGGTCGCCGACGTGGCGCAGCTGAACACGCTCGTGCAGACGACGACCTACCAGCCGGCCGACCTCGCCAACGGCGCCTCCGGTCTCCTCGACGAGGTCGCCAACTCCAAGGTCACGGGGGAGGAGGAGGCCTACTCCCACCTCGACCTGCTCGACTTCGCGGCCAACGTCGAGGGTTCCCGGAAGGCGTTCGACCTGCTGACCCCCGCGCTGCAGGTCACCGACGCCGACCTCGTCGCCACCATCCAGGCCCGGTTCGAGGACGTCGAGGACGCCCTCGCACCGTACCGGCGCGGCTCGGGCTACGCCCTCTACACCGAGCTGACGCCCGAGCAGGTCAGGGACCTCGCCACGGCCGTCGACGCCCTCGCCGAACCGCTCTCGCAGGTCTCGGGCAAGGTCGTCGGCGCGGCGGACCGCTGA
- a CDS encoding beta-ketoacyl-[acyl-carrier-protein] synthase family protein, producing the protein MTTTPSTPSTATSPSRRVVVTGLGATTPLGGDVRASWEAALAGRSGARPITDDWINEFELPVTFAATAAVRADSVLERREIKRLDPSQQFAVIAAREAWADAGSPDVDPLRLGSVVATGIGGIWTLLTAYDTLKDKGARRVLPLTVPMLMANGPTAAISIEFTARAGAHTPVSACASGAEAIAYGAEMIRSGRADIVICGGTEAAIHPLPIASFTSMHAMSKRNEDPERASRPFDTARDGFVLGEGAGILVLESEEHALARGARVYADVLGTGLSADAYHVAAPEPEGAGVSRAILDGLRQAGVSASDIHHVNAHATSTPVGDVAEDKGLRLALGDAVDGIAVSATKSMTGHLLGAAGAVESIFTILALRERMAPPTINVDDIDPEVTLDVVRKDPRPLPATGTLVGLNNAFGFGGHNVSAVFASR; encoded by the coding sequence ATGACCACGACCCCGTCGACCCCGTCGACCGCGACGAGCCCGTCGCGCCGAGTCGTCGTCACCGGGCTGGGCGCCACGACACCGCTCGGCGGCGACGTCCGCGCCAGCTGGGAGGCCGCGCTCGCCGGTCGCTCCGGAGCGCGCCCCATCACCGACGACTGGATCAACGAGTTCGAGCTCCCGGTGACCTTCGCCGCCACGGCCGCCGTGCGCGCCGACAGCGTGCTGGAGCGCCGCGAGATCAAGCGCCTGGACCCCTCCCAGCAGTTCGCCGTGATCGCCGCGCGCGAGGCGTGGGCCGACGCCGGCTCCCCCGACGTCGACCCGCTGCGCCTCGGCTCGGTCGTGGCCACGGGCATCGGCGGCATCTGGACGCTGCTGACGGCCTACGACACGCTCAAGGACAAGGGCGCCCGCCGCGTCCTGCCCCTCACCGTGCCGATGCTCATGGCCAACGGCCCGACGGCCGCCATCAGCATCGAGTTCACCGCCCGCGCCGGGGCGCACACCCCCGTCAGCGCGTGCGCCTCGGGCGCCGAGGCCATCGCCTACGGCGCGGAGATGATCCGTTCCGGGCGCGCCGACATCGTCATCTGCGGTGGCACCGAGGCGGCGATCCACCCGCTGCCCATCGCCTCCTTCACCTCGATGCACGCCATGTCCAAGCGCAACGAGGACCCCGAGCGCGCCTCGCGGCCCTTCGACACCGCCCGCGACGGCTTCGTCCTCGGCGAGGGTGCCGGGATCCTCGTCCTGGAGTCCGAGGAGCACGCCCTGGCCCGCGGGGCCCGGGTCTACGCCGACGTCCTCGGCACCGGCCTGTCGGCCGACGCCTACCACGTCGCGGCCCCCGAGCCGGAGGGTGCGGGCGTCAGCCGCGCCATCCTCGACGGGCTGCGCCAGGCGGGCGTGAGCGCCTCGGACATCCACCACGTCAACGCCCACGCCACGTCCACACCCGTCGGCGACGTGGCCGAGGACAAGGGGCTGCGGCTGGCCCTCGGCGACGCCGTGGACGGGATCGCCGTGTCCGCGACCAAGTCGATGACCGGTCACCTGCTCGGCGCGGCCGGGGCCGTGGAGAGCATCTTCACGATCCTCGCCCTGCGCGAGCGGATGGCCCCGCCGACGATCAACGTCGACGACATCGACCCCGAGGTGACGCTGGACGTCGTGCGCAAGGACCCGCGCCCGTTGCCGGCCACCGGCACGCTCGTCGGCCTGAACAACGCCTTCGGCTTCGGCGGGCACAACGTCAGCGCGGTGTTCGCCTCCCGCTGA
- a CDS encoding DUF3145 domain-containing protein produces MSGATTRGVLFVHSAPRALLPHIEWAVGGVLGVRASFEWTGQPVAAGCLRAEYSWQAPQGTGALLASALRGWAHLRFEVTEEPSQGCDGGRWSHTPALGIYHAATDVHGNVQVAEDRVRAAMDLLSSGDAGGARRALALAVGEAWDCELEAFRHAGDDTPVRWLHQVG; encoded by the coding sequence ATGTCCGGTGCGACGACCCGCGGCGTGCTCTTCGTGCACTCCGCACCGCGAGCGCTCCTCCCGCACATCGAGTGGGCGGTCGGCGGTGTCCTCGGCGTGCGCGCGTCCTTCGAGTGGACGGGTCAGCCGGTCGCTGCGGGCTGCCTGCGGGCGGAGTACTCCTGGCAGGCGCCGCAGGGCACCGGGGCGTTGCTGGCGTCGGCCCTGCGCGGCTGGGCCCACCTGCGCTTCGAGGTCACCGAGGAACCGTCGCAGGGCTGCGACGGCGGCCGGTGGAGCCACACCCCGGCCCTGGGCATCTACCACGCCGCCACGGACGTGCACGGCAACGTGCAGGTGGCCGAGGACCGCGTGCGCGCCGCGATGGACCTGCTCAGCTCCGGCGACGCCGGCGGGGCCCGGCGCGCCCTCGCGCTCGCCGTCGGGGAGGCCTGGGACTGCGAGCTGGAGGCGTTCCGCCACGCCGGGGACGACACGCCCGTGCGCTGGCTGCACCAGGTCGGCTGA
- the dnaG gene encoding DNA primase has protein sequence MAGRIHPDDLLAVKERVRLDEVVGEQVTLRSGGVGSFKGLCPFHDERTPSFTVRPATGRWRCFGCGESGDAIEFVMKIDGLGFADAVERLAQRAGVQLRYVDDGGRSAQRPAGNAGQRQRLLRMHEVAEDFYARQLEAPGPAETARQFLAERGFSREDAARFGVGFAPSTGDALLRQLRAKGFGEEDLVASGLAGQSQRGLYDRFRGRLVWPIRDVSGHTVAFGARRLFDDDRIEAKYLNSPETPVYKKSQALYGLDLAKREISRTRRVVVVEGYTDVMACHLAGVGAAVATCGTAFGEEHARIVQRMLGGADVAAEVVFTFDGDAAGQKAAMKAYELDQRFSAQTYVAVAPGGQDPCELRLSAGDEAVRQLVEGRVPLFEFAIRSTIKRYDLDSESGRLAALDAAAPIIGAIRDRGLQQRYAINLDRWTGFLDERFVLDRVRRHSGGSGPGGTRPQAAPPPPRPAVDLHDPVAQLERRVLSCALQAPWSVAEVFDALEADAFGAPGHRAVHDAVVAAGGPAEAPQGPAWLTRVLDYADGPVAALVDELAAVDLPVSSEEQLESWGRSLVAALAGQAATRAVADARRTLMRLDPASQAEEYQAASAELFRLEQARRTWQERAQGGV, from the coding sequence GTGGCCGGGCGCATCCATCCAGACGACCTGCTGGCCGTCAAGGAGCGCGTCCGCCTCGACGAGGTCGTGGGTGAGCAGGTGACCCTGCGCTCCGGGGGCGTCGGCTCCTTCAAGGGGCTGTGCCCCTTCCACGACGAGCGCACCCCGAGCTTCACCGTCCGCCCGGCGACGGGCCGCTGGCGCTGCTTCGGCTGCGGGGAGTCCGGCGACGCCATCGAGTTCGTCATGAAGATCGACGGCCTGGGTTTCGCCGACGCCGTCGAGCGCCTGGCCCAGCGGGCGGGCGTGCAGCTGCGCTACGTCGACGACGGCGGCCGCAGCGCCCAGCGCCCGGCGGGCAACGCCGGCCAGCGCCAGCGCCTGCTGCGGATGCACGAGGTGGCCGAGGACTTCTACGCCCGTCAGCTCGAGGCGCCCGGCCCCGCCGAGACCGCCCGGCAGTTCCTGGCCGAGCGGGGTTTCAGCCGCGAGGACGCCGCCCGCTTCGGCGTCGGGTTCGCCCCGAGCACGGGTGACGCGCTGCTGCGCCAGCTGCGCGCCAAGGGGTTCGGCGAGGAGGACCTCGTGGCCTCCGGCCTGGCCGGGCAGAGCCAGCGCGGGCTGTACGACCGGTTCCGCGGGCGCCTGGTCTGGCCGATCCGCGACGTCAGCGGGCACACCGTCGCCTTCGGGGCACGCCGCCTGTTCGACGACGACCGCATCGAGGCGAAGTACCTGAACTCCCCGGAGACCCCCGTCTACAAGAAGTCGCAGGCCCTGTACGGGCTCGACCTGGCCAAGCGGGAGATCTCCCGCACCCGGCGCGTCGTCGTGGTGGAGGGGTACACCGACGTCATGGCCTGCCACCTGGCCGGTGTCGGTGCGGCGGTGGCGACGTGCGGGACGGCGTTCGGGGAGGAGCACGCCCGGATCGTGCAGCGGATGCTCGGCGGGGCCGACGTCGCCGCCGAGGTCGTCTTCACCTTCGACGGGGACGCGGCCGGGCAGAAGGCCGCCATGAAGGCGTACGAGCTCGACCAGCGCTTCAGCGCGCAGACCTACGTGGCGGTCGCCCCGGGTGGTCAGGACCCGTGCGAGCTGCGGCTGTCGGCCGGGGACGAGGCGGTGCGCCAGCTCGTCGAGGGCAGGGTGCCGCTGTTCGAGTTCGCGATCCGCTCGACGATCAAACGCTACGACCTCGACTCCGAGAGCGGACGGCTCGCCGCGCTGGACGCCGCCGCGCCGATCATCGGGGCCATCCGGGACCGCGGGTTGCAGCAGCGGTACGCCATCAACCTCGACCGCTGGACGGGGTTCCTCGACGAGCGGTTCGTCCTGGACCGCGTGCGGCGGCACTCCGGCGGGTCCGGCCCGGGAGGGACGCGCCCGCAGGCCGCACCGCCGCCCCCGCGCCCCGCGGTCGACCTCCACGACCCCGTGGCGCAGCTGGAGCGGCGCGTCCTGTCCTGCGCGCTGCAGGCGCCGTGGTCGGTCGCGGAGGTCTTCGACGCCCTGGAGGCCGACGCCTTCGGCGCCCCCGGGCACCGTGCCGTGCACGACGCCGTCGTCGCCGCCGGGGGGCCCGCCGAGGCGCCGCAGGGCCCGGCCTGGCTGACGCGGGTCCTGGACTACGCCGACGGGCCCGTCGCCGCCCTGGTCGACGAGCTCGCGGCCGTGGACCTGCCCGTCTCCAGCGAGGAGCAGCTGGAGAGCTGGGGCCGGTCCCTCGTGGCCGCCCTCGCCGGTCAGGCCGCGACTCGCGCCGTCGCCGACGCCCGGCGCACCCTCATGCGGCTCGACCCCGCGAGCCAGGCCGAGGAGTACCAGGCGGCCTCGGCGGAGCTGTTCCGCCTCGAGCAGGCCCGCCGGACCTGGCAGGAGCGGGCCCAGGGCGGGGTGTGA